The following proteins are co-located in the Massilia litorea genome:
- a CDS encoding barstar family protein: MSMLMRVPSNLVQSIRAYRVPELQEEAARLGHHFLYAHCANTLTKQQVCARIGENFYFPKPCSKNFDALRNCLTNTVAEAGPQPGFLVVLEQLPSTQKFDKEARETLLDVFRDAAEFWAEKKVPFRVFYSFEVDLTAPR, encoded by the coding sequence ATGAGTATGTTGATGAGAGTGCCGTCCAATCTTGTGCAGTCCATTCGCGCCTACCGTGTGCCGGAACTGCAGGAGGAAGCGGCGCGACTGGGCCACCATTTCTTGTACGCGCATTGCGCGAACACGCTGACCAAGCAACAGGTGTGCGCCCGCATCGGCGAGAACTTCTATTTCCCCAAGCCCTGCAGCAAGAACTTCGATGCCCTGCGCAACTGCCTGACGAATACGGTAGCCGAGGCCGGTCCCCAGCCGGGCTTCCTGGTCGTACTCGAGCAATTGCCGAGTACCCAGAAATTCGACAAGGAGGCACGCGAGACCCTGCTCGACGTGTTCCGCGACGCCGCCGAATTCTGGGCCGAAAAGAAAGTCCCGTTCCGCGTTTTCTATTCCTTCGAAGTCGACCTGACGGCGCCGCGGTAG
- the purN gene encoding phosphoribosylglycinamide formyltransferase yields the protein MKNIVILISGRGSNMEAVVRAAQSEGWPARIAAVISNRPDAAGLGFAQARGIPTAVVPSKEFASRAEFDAALQQEIDRFAPDLVVLAGFMRILTSPFVEHYAGRMLNIHPSLLPAFPGLATHRQALEAGVAEHGATVHFVTAELDHGPVIAQARVPVLPGDTEDLLAARVLVEEHKLYPYAVRLFVEDRLRIEHGEVRVLDACLADPSVIQ from the coding sequence ATGAAAAACATCGTCATCCTCATCTCCGGCCGCGGCAGCAACATGGAAGCAGTCGTCCGCGCCGCGCAGTCGGAAGGGTGGCCGGCCAGGATCGCGGCAGTGATCAGCAACCGGCCCGATGCTGCGGGACTGGGCTTTGCGCAAGCCCGGGGCATCCCGACCGCTGTGGTTCCAAGCAAGGAATTTGCGAGCCGCGCCGAGTTCGACGCCGCCCTGCAGCAGGAAATCGACCGTTTTGCGCCCGACCTCGTGGTGCTGGCCGGTTTCATGCGGATTTTGACCAGCCCCTTCGTCGAACATTACGCCGGGCGCATGCTGAACATCCACCCGTCACTGCTGCCGGCATTCCCGGGACTGGCGACGCACCGCCAGGCGCTCGAGGCCGGAGTGGCGGAACATGGCGCGACGGTGCATTTCGTCACCGCCGAGCTGGACCACGGTCCGGTCATCGCCCAGGCGCGCGTTCCCGTGCTGCCGGGCGATACCGAAGACCTGCTCGCCGCGCGCGTGCTGGTCGAGGAACACAAGCTCTACCCGTATGCCGTGCGCCTGTTCGTCGAGGACAGGCTGCGTATCGAACATGGCGAAGTGCGCGTCCTGGACGCGTGTCTCGCCGACCCATCAGTCATTCAGTAG
- a CDS encoding RsmB/NOP family class I SAM-dependent RNA methyltransferase produces MRLPPAILGSTEEVLREILRFTAPADVTLSRYFKDHQRLGSRERGVVAEAVYAVLRNKTFFTDFGGTGGTPSMRRLALMGLAETAGIESLSGLHEDETEFLTRIKEIDRSLLPPLAQANMPQWLYDKLVAQYGESEAKELAAVLNTPAPLDLRVNSIKANRDEVIAKLAEAPIVAEPTPFSPLGLRIKKKPTLQNLPLFKEGAIEVQDEGSQVLAQILAARRGEMVVDFCAGAGGKTLALGATMRNTGRLYAFDVSEKRLSKLKPRLARSGLSNVHPVLIAHERDAKIKRLAGKIDRVLVDAPCSGLGTLRRNPDVKWRQPQSAVAEMQEKQASILDGAARLLKGGGRLVYATCSLLNEENDFIVEQFLASHPDFELVPMSKVLAEQKIDLEMDQYLKLLPHKHGTDGFFAAVLERKPMAPKKPKAETAVAEDTAAEE; encoded by the coding sequence ATGAGATTGCCACCAGCAATTCTCGGCAGTACCGAAGAGGTATTGCGCGAGATCTTGCGTTTTACGGCCCCGGCCGACGTCACCCTGTCGCGTTATTTCAAGGACCATCAGCGTCTCGGTTCGCGCGAGCGCGGCGTCGTCGCCGAAGCGGTGTATGCCGTCCTGCGCAACAAAACCTTCTTCACCGATTTCGGCGGCACCGGCGGCACGCCCTCGATGCGCCGCCTGGCCTTGATGGGCCTGGCGGAAACGGCCGGGATCGAGTCGCTCAGCGGCCTGCACGAGGATGAGACCGAGTTCCTCACCCGCATCAAGGAAATCGACCGCTCCCTGTTGCCGCCGCTGGCCCAGGCCAACATGCCGCAGTGGCTGTACGACAAGCTCGTCGCCCAGTATGGCGAGTCCGAGGCGAAGGAATTGGCGGCCGTGCTGAACACGCCGGCGCCGCTGGACCTGCGCGTCAATTCGATCAAGGCCAATCGGGACGAGGTCATCGCGAAATTGGCCGAAGCGCCGATCGTTGCCGAGCCGACGCCGTTCTCGCCGCTCGGCCTGCGCATCAAGAAAAAGCCGACGCTGCAGAACCTGCCGCTGTTCAAGGAAGGCGCCATCGAGGTGCAGGACGAGGGCAGCCAGGTGCTGGCCCAGATCCTGGCCGCGCGCCGCGGCGAGATGGTGGTCGACTTTTGCGCCGGCGCCGGCGGCAAGACGCTGGCCCTGGGCGCGACGATGCGCAACACCGGCCGCCTGTATGCCTTCGATGTCTCGGAAAAGCGTCTGTCGAAGCTGAAGCCACGCCTGGCGCGCAGCGGCCTGTCGAACGTGCACCCGGTCCTGATCGCGCACGAGCGGGATGCCAAGATCAAGCGCCTGGCCGGCAAGATCGACCGCGTGCTGGTCGACGCCCCGTGCTCGGGCCTCGGCACCCTGCGCCGCAACCCGGACGTCAAGTGGCGCCAGCCGCAAAGCGCCGTGGCGGAAATGCAGGAAAAGCAGGCCTCGATCCTGGACGGCGCCGCGCGCCTGCTCAAGGGCGGCGGCCGCCTGGTGTACGCCACCTGCTCGCTGCTGAACGAAGAGAACGATTTTATCGTTGAGCAATTCCTTGCCTCGCATCCGGACTTCGAATTGGTGCCGATGAGCAAGGTGCTGGCCGAGCAGAAGATCGATCTCGAGATGGACCAGTACCTGAAACTCCTGCCGCACAAGCATGGCACCGACGGCTTCTTTGCCGCCGTGCTCGAGCGTAAGCCGATGGCGCCGAAAAAGCCGAAAGCCGAGACCGCCGTTGCCGAAGATACGGCCGCTGAAGAGTAA
- a CDS encoding mechanosensitive ion channel family protein, whose translation MPLTDLLQDLLEDISNPRILWQALALVGAILLGLLLAHFIRRSWLHEYDTQNAFRRLGVEGFGRVVAPLLIAALIWGAKIALQRHQSVHLLRVALPLFTSMALIRIVFYLLRRVFARHGPLGNALKTFEKILALLVWVGVALYLTGMWPDIIQFLDSKVLPIGVGKHRATLLDILQGLVSIVVLMMLALWAGAALEERLMGLEGLHTSSRVVLARMGRALLILVSVLVSLNLVGLDLTVLSVFGGALGVGLGLGMQRIASNYVSGFIILLERSLSIGDPITVDKYAGRVARINTRTTVLQALDGTQTLLPNEMLITGVVLNQAGTNKAVRLTTRVIVAYDSDLNEVMDLLVRQADHVERVIEDPAPAVQLNAFGPTGYELELGFSIVDPEKGTGSVISAVNKNIYSLVHSGAIRLGLPPQIPRFNTHLARMWRTFRAHTRFNAFVVPCVTGSA comes from the coding sequence ATGCCGTTAACCGACCTGCTACAGGACCTGCTGGAAGACATCAGCAACCCGCGCATCCTGTGGCAGGCGCTGGCCCTCGTGGGCGCAATCCTGCTCGGCCTGTTGCTCGCCCACTTCATCCGGCGCAGCTGGCTGCACGAATACGATACGCAGAACGCCTTCCGCCGCCTCGGCGTCGAAGGCTTCGGCCGGGTGGTGGCGCCGCTCCTGATCGCGGCCCTGATCTGGGGCGCGAAAATCGCCCTGCAGCGGCATCAAAGCGTGCACCTGCTGCGCGTGGCGCTGCCGCTGTTTACCTCGATGGCGCTGATCCGCATCGTGTTTTACCTGCTGCGCCGGGTGTTTGCGCGGCATGGTCCCCTAGGCAATGCACTCAAGACCTTTGAAAAAATCCTGGCGCTGCTGGTGTGGGTGGGCGTTGCGCTCTACCTGACCGGCATGTGGCCGGACATCATCCAATTCCTTGACAGCAAAGTCCTGCCGATCGGTGTCGGCAAACACAGGGCAACCCTGCTCGATATCCTGCAGGGCCTCGTCTCGATCGTCGTGCTGATGATGCTGGCCCTGTGGGCCGGCGCCGCGCTCGAAGAGCGGCTGATGGGCCTGGAAGGCTTGCACACCTCATCGCGCGTCGTGCTGGCGCGCATGGGCCGGGCGCTGCTGATCCTGGTCTCGGTACTGGTCAGCCTGAACCTGGTCGGCCTCGATCTGACCGTGCTGTCGGTCTTCGGCGGCGCCCTCGGCGTCGGTCTCGGTCTCGGCATGCAGAGGATTGCCAGTAACTATGTGTCGGGTTTTATTATCCTGCTCGAACGCAGCCTGTCGATCGGCGACCCGATCACGGTCGACAAGTATGCCGGCCGTGTGGCGCGCATCAATACGCGCACGACGGTCCTGCAAGCGCTCGACGGCACGCAAACCCTGCTGCCGAACGAAATGCTGATCACCGGCGTCGTGCTCAACCAGGCCGGCACCAACAAGGCCGTGCGCCTGACGACCCGCGTCATCGTCGCCTACGACAGCGACCTGAACGAGGTCATGGACCTGCTGGTGCGCCAGGCCGACCATGTCGAACGCGTGATCGAGGACCCGGCGCCGGCGGTGCAGCTGAATGCCTTCGGGCCTACGGGCTACGAACTGGAACTGGGCTTTTCGATTGTCGATCCGGAGAAGGGCACCGGCAGTGTGATCTCTGCAGTCAACAAAAATATTTACTCCCTAGTGCATTCCGGCGCCATCCGTTTGGGTTTACCGCCACAAATCCCTCGCTTTAATACACATCTGGCAAGGATGTGGCGCACATTTCGCGCTCATACACGTTTTAATGCGTTCGTCGTGCCGTGCGTCACTGGAAGTGCGTAG
- a CDS encoding DesA family fatty acid desaturase, translating into MSFSNILHSVLEFLNTGLVGLSGWEVVLYTLIVTHITIASVTIYLHRHQAHRALELHAIPSHFFRFWLWLTTGQVTKEWAAIHRKHHAKCDTEEDPHSPVTRGIKKVLLEGAELYRAESKNLETMAKYGHGTPDDWIERNLYTKYSWFGVAALLVINFVLFGVIGITIWAIQMLWIPITAAGIINGLGHWWGYRNYDCSDAATNVFPWGILIGGEELHNNHHTHATSAKLSSKWYEIDLGWGYIRALEMLGLAKVKKVAPEPKFTKSKTVADLDTLQSVITNRYDVMAKYAKSVKHAFHEELAHLKDKAELEKRFLKSSRKLLQREPAKLELSQKEQLIELFKHSKALETMHQMRVELGAIWERSHSTRDQLLHQLQDWCARAEASGIKSLQEFSLRLRSYA; encoded by the coding sequence ATGAGCTTTAGCAACATCCTGCATTCCGTACTGGAATTCCTGAATACCGGCCTCGTCGGCCTGAGCGGCTGGGAAGTCGTTCTATACACGCTCATCGTGACGCACATCACGATCGCCAGCGTGACGATTTACCTGCACCGCCACCAGGCACACCGCGCGCTGGAACTGCACGCGATCCCGAGCCACTTCTTCCGCTTCTGGCTGTGGCTGACCACGGGCCAGGTGACGAAGGAATGGGCGGCCATCCACCGCAAGCACCACGCGAAATGCGATACCGAGGAAGATCCGCACAGCCCGGTGACCCGCGGCATCAAGAAAGTGCTGCTGGAAGGCGCGGAACTGTACCGTGCCGAGAGCAAGAACCTGGAAACGATGGCGAAATATGGCCACGGCACCCCGGACGACTGGATCGAGCGCAACTTGTACACCAAGTACAGCTGGTTCGGTGTCGCCGCGCTGCTGGTGATTAACTTTGTCCTGTTCGGCGTCATCGGCATCACCATCTGGGCCATCCAGATGCTGTGGATTCCAATCACGGCAGCCGGCATCATCAATGGCCTGGGTCACTGGTGGGGTTACCGCAACTACGATTGCAGCGATGCGGCCACCAACGTTTTCCCATGGGGCATCCTGATCGGCGGCGAAGAACTGCACAACAACCACCACACCCATGCCACCTCGGCCAAGCTGTCGAGCAAATGGTATGAAATCGACCTCGGCTGGGGCTATATCCGTGCCCTGGAAATGCTGGGCCTGGCCAAAGTGAAGAAAGTCGCTCCCGAGCCGAAGTTCACGAAGAGCAAAACGGTGGCCGACCTCGACACGCTGCAGTCGGTGATCACCAACCGTTACGACGTGATGGCGAAGTATGCCAAGTCCGTGAAGCACGCTTTCCACGAAGAGCTGGCACACCTGAAGGACAAGGCCGAGCTGGAAAAGCGTTTCCTGAAGTCTTCTCGCAAACTGTTGCAGCGCGAGCCGGCCAAGCTGGAACTGTCGCAAAAAGAACAGCTGATCGAGCTCTTCAAGCACAGCAAGGCGCTGGAGACGATGCACCAGATGCGCGTGGAACTGGGCGCGATCTGGGAACGTTCGCACTCG